Proteins from a single region of Chaetodon trifascialis isolate fChaTrf1 chromosome 10, fChaTrf1.hap1, whole genome shotgun sequence:
- the ireb2 gene encoding iron-responsive element-binding protein 2, translating into MALTSPVKEHPYSHLIDTLKDGRIKFFNPQKLNDPRYDKLPLSIRVLLEAALRNCDGFYTKEEDVQNILDWQQQQNQAEVPFSPARVLLQDFTGIPAMVDLAAMRDTVAKHGMDPGLVNPKCPTDLIVDYSLQIDYSKCAIQNTPNPGGGDGPNQSQGPSRSTPSRPLSRGGSHCGGQRGSCSKAACSDPPASPGRPPASVQQIENTPLLCPFHLKPVSETETALKNQEMELIRNKERLQFFKWCSKAFKNVNVVPPDVGTVHQVNLEYLSRVVQVSDGLIYPDSVVGTDSHTTMVNGLGILGWGVGGIESEAVMLGQPVSLTLPQVVGCKLVGSINPLTTSIDIVLGITKHLRQAGIAGKFVEFFGPGVSQLSAPDRTTIANMCPEYSATVSFFPVDQVTLKHFKKTNFTQEKLELLESYMKAVKLFRSYEDPSEDPQYSEVIEINLGSMVPYVSGPKRPQDRVAVSSMKEDFQSCLDEKVGFKGFHISKEKQDMRVPFLHCGQEYQLVHGSVVIAAVISCTNNCNPAVMLTAGLLAKKAVEAGLVVKPYIQTSLAPGSGMVTHYLNTSGVLPYFSQLGFEVIGYGCATCVGNTAPLPEAVVDAIKQGDLVACGVLSGNRHFEGRLCDCVRANYLASPPLVVAYALAGTVGIDFEKEPLGVTSEGKEVYLCDIWPSREEIRQTEEDTVISSIFKDLRGRMEQGNAFWKNIECPDSVVFPWDHKSTYIRSPSFFSKLSKEVPPPQSIENAHVLLFLGDRVTTDHISPAGSIARVSAAAKYLLSKRLTPREFNSYGARRGNDAVMTRGTFASIKLQNRFIGKPGPKTLHIPSGQTLDVFEAAERYQRDGFPLIILAGKDYGSGNSRDWVAKGPYLLGVRAVIAESFEKLHKNQLVGMGIMPLQFLPGQSADSLELSGKERFTIALPDSLSPRQQLTVKTSQGKSFFVTALFDTEMDIIFFRHGGLLRYVARTFL; encoded by the exons ATGGCGCTCACTTCCCCAGTCAAAG AGCACCCATATAGCCATCTAATCGACACTCTGAAAGATGGAAGGATCAAGTTCTTCAACCCACAGAAATTAAATGATCCAAGATATG ACAAGCTGCCTCTGTCCATCCGTGTCTTACTGGAAGCAGCACTTCGTAACTGCGATGGCTTTTACACAAAAGAGGAGGACGTCCAGAACATTCTggactggcagcagcagcagaaccaaGCCGAGGTGCCGTTCTCTCCAGCGCGAGTCCTTCTCCAGGACTTCAC TGGTATTCCTGCCATGGTGGACCTGGCAGCCATGAGGGACACTGTGGCCAAACATGGCATGGACCCCGGCCTGGTCAACCCTAAATGCCCCACAGACCTCATCGTAGATTACTCGTTACAGATTGATTATAGCAAatg tgCCATACAGAATACTCCAAACCCAGGTGGAGGGGACGGCCCAAACCAGAGCCAGGGTCCTTCCCGATCCACACCCTCCAGACCTCTGTCCAGAGGGGGCTCACACTGTGGGGGCCAGCGGGGCTCTTGTAGTAAAGCTGCCTGTAGTGACCCTCCAGCCTCACCAGGTCGACCTCCAGCGTCTGTCCAGCAGATTGAGAatactcctctcctctgcccttTCCACCTGAAGCCTGTGTCTGA AACTGAAACAGCTCTGAAGAATCAGGAAATGGAACTGatcagaaacaaagaaagactTCAGTTCTTTAAG TGGTGTTCTAAAGCATTTAAGAACGTGAACGTGGTTCCTCCAGACGTTGGTACAGTCCACCAGGTCAACCTGGAGTATCTGTCCAGAGTGGTCCAGGTCAGCGACGGTCTCATCTACCCTGACAGTGTGGTGGGAACCGATTCACACACCACCATGGTCAATGGCCTGGGCATCCTGGGCTGGG GTGTTGGGGGGATCGAGTCAGAAGCCGTGATGCTGGGCCAGCCGGTGTCTCTGACCCTTCCTCAGGTGGTGGGCTGTAAACTGGTGGGCTCCATCAACCCCCTGACCACCTCCATAGACATCGTCCTCGGCATCACAAAG CACTTACGGCAAGCTGGGATCGCTGGGAAGTTTGTAGAGTTTTTTGGACCCGGTGTCTCCCAGCTGTCAGCTCCCGACCGGACCACCATCGCCAACATGTGCCCAGAGTACAGCGCTACTGTCAGCTTCTTCCCCGTCGACCAGGTCACACTCAAGCACTTTAAAAAGACAA ATTTTACCCAGGAAAAACTTGAACTGCTGGAGTCTTACATGAAAGCTGTAAAACTTTTCCGAAGCTATGAAGACCCCTCAGAAGACCCCCAGTATTCTGAG GTGATTGAGATCAACCTGGGCTCCATGGTGCCCTATGTGAGCGGGCCGAAGAGGCCTCAGGACAGAGTGGCAGTCAGCAGCATGAAAGAAGACTTCCAGAGTTGTCTTGATGAGAAG GTTGGCTTCAAAGGCTTCCACATCTCTAAGGAGAAGCAGGACATGCGGGTTCCTTTCCTGCACTGCGGTCAGGAGTATCAGCTGGTCCACGGCTCGGTGGTCATCGCTGCTGTCatcagctgcaccaacaactgCAACCCGGCTGTCATGCTGACTGCAG GTCTACTGGCTAAGAAGGCTGTGGAGGCCGGGCTCGTTGTCAAACCCTATATTCAGACCAGCCTGGCTCCTGGAAGTGGCATGGTCACTCACTACCTCAATACCAGTGGAGTCCTGCCTTATTTTAGTCAACTGGG CTTTGAGGTGATTGGTTACGGCTGTGCCACCTGTGTAGGGAACACGGCTCCTTTACCAGAAGCCGTCGTGGATGCCatcaaacag gGGGACCTGGTGGCCTGCGGCGTTTTATCTGGAAACAGGCACTTTGAAGGCCGCCTGTGTGACTGCGTGCGTGCCAACTACCTGGCCTCCCCTCCCCTGGTGGTGGCTTACGCTCTGGCGGGCACTGTGGGAATCGACTTTGAGAAAGAACCTCTGG GTGTGACTTCAGAGGGGAAGGAGGTTTACCTCTGTGACATCTGGCCGTCCAGGGAGGAGATCCGACAGACCGAAGAGGACACAGTCATCTCCTCCATTTTTAAGGATCTCAGGGGAAGGATGGAG CAAGGGAACGCATTTTGGAAGAACATTGAATGTCCAGACTCGGTGGTTTTCCCCTGGGATCACAAGTCCACATATATCCGTTCACCATCTTTCTTCAGCAAGTTG AGTAAAGAGGTTCCACCGCCTCAGTCGATAGAGAACGCTCATGTCTTACTGTTCCTTGGAGACAGAGTGACAACAGACCACATCTCACCAGCCGGCAGCATCGCCAGGGTCAGCGCGGCTGCCAAGTACCTGCTGAGCAAACG CCTGACACCGCGGGAGTTTAACTCATATGGTGCTCGCAGAGGGAACGACGCAGTGATGACCAGAGGCACGTTCGCCAGCATCAAGCTCCAGAATCGATTCATCGGCAAACCAGGCCCCAAGACTTTGCACATTCCCTCAGGCCAGACG CTGGATGTCTTCGAGGCAGCTGAGCGCTATCAGAGAGACGGCTTTCCCCTCATCATCCTGGCAGGGAAAGACTACGGCTCTGGAAACTCCCGGGACTGGGTAGCCAAAGGACCATACTTGCTG GGGGTACGCGCAGTCATCGCTGAGAGCTTTGAGAAGCTGCACAAGAACCAGCTGGTGGGAATGGGCATCATGCCGCTGCAGTTCCTGCCCGGCCAGAGCGCAGACTCACTGGAGCTCAGCGGGAAAGAGAGGTTCACCATCGCTCTGCCAGACAGCCTGAGTCCGAGGCAGCAGCTCACCGTCAAG ACGAGCCAAGGAAAGTCCTTCTTTGTCACCGCGCTGTTTGACACAGAGATGGACATTATCTTTTTCCGGCACGGAGGGCTCCTTCGATACGTTGCTCGGACTTTTCTCTGA
- the slc25a44a gene encoding solute carrier family 25 member 44a, giving the protein MQQKGAIQIIEWEDLDKRKFYSLGVFMTLTTRATVYPASLIRTRLQVQKGKALYSGTFDAFCKILRAEGVQGLYRGFLVNTFTLISGQAYITTYELARKYVSQYSPSNTVKSVVAGGAASLVAQTITVPIDVVSQQLMMQGQGEHLTRFKAKPKMMLAATKRRLTFGQTRDITVQIFAADGFRGFYRGYVASLLTYIPNSALWWPFYHFYAEQLSLVAPSECPHLILQALAGPMAAATASTITNPMDVVRARVQVEGRSSVIETFKQLLAEEGVWGLTKGLSARIISSLPTSVLIVVGYETLKRLSLRADLIESRHW; this is encoded by the exons ATGCAGCAGAAAGGTGCGATACAAATTATCGAATGGGAGGACCTGGACAAGAGGAAGTTCTACTCCCTGGGTGTGTTCATGACCTTGACCACCAGGGCGACTGTCTACCCGGCCAGCCTTATTCGCACTCGACTCCAGGTGCAGAAGGGGAAGGCCCTCTACTCCGGCACCTTCGATGCTTTCTGCAAGATCCTGCGAGCTGAGGGCGTGCAAGGCCTCTACCGTGGCTTTTTGGTCAATACGTTCACCCTGATCTCAGGACAAGCTTATATCACTACCTATGAACTGGCGAGAAAGTATGTGTCCCAGTACTCACCCAGTAACACTGTGAAGTCAGTGGTGGCTGGAGGGGCAGCATCCCTGGTGGCCCAGACCATCACTGTGCCCATAGACGTTGTGTCTCAGCAGCTGATGATGCAAGGACAGGGGGAACACCTGACTCGCTTCAAAGCCAAACCCAAAATGATGCTTGCGGCAACCAAACGCAGACTGACTTTCGGGCAAACTCGTGACATAACGGTGCAAATATTTGCAGCCGATGGTTTCAGGGGATTTTACAGGGGCTACGTGGCGTCGCTACTCACGTACATCCCAAACAGTGCACTCTGGTGgcctttttatcatttttatgcaG AGCAGCTGTCCTTGGTGGCACCAAGTGAGTGCCCCCATCTGATTCTGCAGGCTTTGGCAGGACCAATGGCAGCAGCAACCGCCTCCACCATCACCAACCCCATGGATGTTGTTCGAGCAAGAGTACAG GTGGAGGGACGATCATCGGTTATTGAGACCTTCAAGCAGCTGCTGGCGGAGGAGGGCGTCTGGGGGCTGACCAAGGGGCTATCGGCCCGCATCATTTCCTCCCTGCCCACGTCGGTGCTCATCGTGGTTGGATACGAGACTCTGAAGAGACTGAGCCTGCGAGCTGATCTGATAGAGTCCAGACACTGGTGA
- the skic8 gene encoding superkiller complex protein 8 gives MSTQYSILFKQEHAHDDAIWTAAWGKSEADGTETIVTGSLDDMVKVWKWSDEKLELQWTLEGHQLGVVSVDISHNGAIAASSSLDAHIRLWDLESGKQIKSMDAGPVDAWSVAFSPDSKHIATGSHLGKVNIFGVESGKKEYSLDTRGKFILSIAYSPDGKYLASGAIDGIINIFDIATGKLLHTLEGHAMPIRSLTFSPDSQLLVTASDDGYIKIYDVQHANLAGTLSGHGSWVLNVAFSPDDTHFVSSSSDKSVKVWDAGSRACINTFFDHQDQVWSVKYNSTGSKIISAGDDRAIHIYDCPM, from the exons ATGAGCACACAA TACAGCATTCTATTCAAGCAAGAGCACG cacATGATGATGCTATCTGGACGGCAGCGTGGGGGAAAAGTGAGGCGGATGGGACGGAAACTATTGTCACTGGTTCCCTAGATGATATGGTGAAAGTCTGGAAATg gtcagacgagaagctggagctgcagtggaCTCTGGAGGGACACCAGCTGGGCGTGGTGTCAGTGGACATCAGTCACAACGGAGCGATTGCTGCCTCCAGCTCCCTCGACGCTCACATCCGCCTCTGGGACCTGGAGTCTGGAAAACAGATCAAGTCCATGGACGCCGGTCCAG TCGATGCGTGGTCAGTCGCCTTCTCCCCGGACTCTAAGCACATCGCCACAGGAAGCCATCTGGGCAAGGTCAACATCTTCGGTGTGGAAAGCGGCAAGAAGGAATATTCTCTGGACACTCGAGGGAAATTCATCCTGAGTATAGCTTAC AGCCCTGATGGGAAATATTTGGCCAGCGGAGCCATCGATGGAATCATCAACATCTTTGACATTGCCACTGGAAAGCTGCTCCACACGCTGGAAG gtCACGCCATGCCCATCAGATCCCTCACGTTCTCCCCCGACTCCCAGCTACTCGTCACAGCCTCCGACGATGGCTACATCAAAATCTATGATGT GCAACATGCCAACCTGGCCGGCACTCTGAGTGGACATGGATCCTGGGTTCTTAACGTCGCCTTCTCCCCAGACGACACACATTTTGTCTCAAG ctCGTCTGACAAGAGTGTGAAGGTTTGGGACGCCGGCTCCAGAGCGTGTATCAACACTTTCTTCGACCATCAAGACCAG GTGTGGAGTGTTAAGTACAACAGCACCGGCTCAAAGATCATCTCGGCCGGAGACGACCGAGCCATCCACATCTACGACTGCCCCATGTGA